The sequence TTCTTTTGCCTTTGCCTCGTGCAGGGCCGCGGCCAAAAGATATATATTATCCATTCGCTCCACCTCCTATTTTGGTTATGATTGCGCTAAGGTCGGCGGGCTCCCAGATCTCCAAAGCGCCGGCGCGGTCTTTTGCCGTCCACAGACCATCCGGCCGGCACATCAACATCCTCATGGGTTCGCCCTTGTCGTTGCGCCCGACGCGCAAGGCGAAAACCTCATCGAAGAAAAACGGTAAGCCCTGCGTCAACGTTTTGCCGGGCATGGACGGCGAGAAAAGCATTGCGCCGGTTTCGTCCTGCGCCTTTTCCATCTTCGCCGAAAAATAAACGTGTCTGTTCGGCAGGTCGCGGAATGACCGTATAATTTTGGTCATGGTGTCATTCATGTTTCCATAGGCGGCGCGGCCG is a genomic window of Cloacibacillus sp. containing:
- a CDS encoding AAA family ATPase, which translates into the protein GRAAYGNMNDTMTKIIRSFRDLPNRHVYFSAKMEKAQDETGAMLFSPSMPGKTLTQGLPFFFDEVFALRVGRNDKGEPMRMLMCRPDGLWTAKDRAGALEIWEPADLSAIITKIGGGANG